Proteins from a single region of Chloroherpeton thalassium ATCC 35110:
- the recN gene encoding DNA repair protein RecN, producing the protein MLKTLYIKNFALIEELSIEFNSGLNIITGETGAGKSILIGALSLVLGERGSVDVIRKGEDKAIIECIIDVSNNKQVSDLLKNNEIDYSDEMILRREISRKGQSRCFINDMPAPVGVLKEVGNLSIDLHGQHEHQSLLRVETHLHLLDDFGGLGGLVDEFNKRYYELHTAKIRLEELQKKEQHLREKKQLYDYQLREIDSVNPQPNEFKDLQNEQNILENTEQLFSATNELHEILYANDDSVHNRLVQARNLLVDLTHIDNAFSDAASDAYSALALVDEINKYVQRYNSTMEFNADRLEDVRDRLNALNALRKKYGGTLEEVLNYRNIISAEVQLAENFEDEIQKWQLKVADLQSSVSQIALRLSQKRQAVANRLCLSIIEEIRRMGMETVLFKVHFTHHSSSSGDIFVENEQYSATPSGYDHVEFMISTNKGEDPKPLAKVASGGEISRIMLALKTVLAKSERLPILVFDEIDTGISGKIAQVVGFSMRELSRYHQIIAITHLPQIAALADTHYRVEKKVVKDRTISTVERLDKTEHQKEVARMLSGSEITEAALRSAEELIDAINIQHRLFN; encoded by the coding sequence ATGCTGAAAACCCTATATATCAAGAATTTTGCTCTCATTGAAGAGCTCTCAATTGAATTTAACAGCGGGCTGAATATCATTACAGGCGAAACCGGTGCTGGAAAATCCATCTTAATCGGTGCGCTCAGCCTGGTACTTGGCGAGCGCGGTAGCGTAGATGTGATTCGAAAAGGAGAAGATAAAGCGATTATTGAATGCATAATTGATGTTTCAAATAATAAGCAAGTCTCCGACCTGCTGAAAAACAACGAAATTGATTACTCGGACGAAATGATTTTGCGGCGCGAAATTTCCAGAAAAGGGCAGTCACGCTGTTTCATTAACGATATGCCTGCGCCGGTTGGCGTTTTAAAAGAAGTCGGGAATCTTTCTATTGATTTGCACGGGCAGCATGAGCATCAATCGCTGCTGAGAGTGGAAACGCACTTGCATTTGTTAGACGATTTCGGCGGATTAGGCGGACTCGTGGATGAATTCAACAAACGCTATTACGAGCTTCACACCGCAAAAATCCGCTTGGAAGAGCTGCAGAAAAAAGAGCAGCATCTTCGCGAAAAAAAACAACTCTACGACTACCAGCTTCGCGAAATTGATAGTGTGAATCCTCAGCCAAACGAATTCAAAGATCTTCAAAACGAACAAAATATTTTAGAAAACACCGAGCAGCTTTTTTCGGCAACCAATGAGCTTCATGAAATTCTTTACGCCAATGATGATTCGGTTCATAATCGATTGGTGCAAGCTCGCAATTTGCTCGTTGATTTAACCCACATAGACAACGCGTTTTCGGATGCGGCTTCCGATGCGTATTCCGCACTGGCGCTCGTCGATGAAATTAATAAGTATGTTCAGCGGTATAATTCCACGATGGAATTCAATGCCGATCGGCTTGAAGACGTTCGCGATCGGCTCAACGCTTTGAACGCGCTTCGAAAAAAATATGGCGGCACGCTGGAAGAAGTTTTGAATTATCGAAATATCATCAGTGCAGAAGTGCAGCTTGCGGAAAATTTTGAGGATGAAATTCAGAAATGGCAGCTCAAAGTAGCCGATTTGCAGTCCTCGGTTTCGCAAATTGCCTTACGGCTTTCGCAAAAGCGCCAGGCCGTAGCCAATCGCCTTTGCTTATCCATCATCGAAGAAATCCGGCGAATGGGAATGGAGACGGTCTTGTTCAAGGTTCATTTCACGCATCACTCATCGTCAAGCGGCGATATTTTTGTGGAAAACGAACAATATTCCGCCACGCCATCCGGCTACGATCATGTGGAGTTTATGATTTCTACAAACAAAGGAGAAGATCCAAAACCCTTAGCCAAAGTGGCGTCCGGCGGCGAAATCTCCAGAATTATGCTCGCGCTGAAAACCGTTTTAGCCAAGTCGGAGCGGCTGCCCATTCTTGTTTTCGATGAAATCGATACGGGAATCAGCGGCAAGATTGCGCAAGTCGTTGGGTTTAGCATGAGGGAACTTTCGCGCTACCATCAGATTATCGCCATCACGCATTTACCTCAAATTGCGGCGCTGGCCGACACGCACTACCGTGTTGAGAAAAAGGTTGTCAAAGACCGGACAATTTCTACGGTTGAGCGCCTCGATAAAACAGAGCATCAAAAAGAAGTTGCGCGAATGCTCAGCGGCAGTGAAATTACGGAAGCCGCGCTTCGTTCTGCAGAGGAACTCATTGATGCCATTAATATTCAGCATCGGCTGTTTAATTGA
- the dapA gene encoding 4-hydroxy-tetrahydrodipicolinate synthase, translating to MQRRELSGSAVALVTPFKKDLTVDEEALRRLVNFQIENGTDIIIPCGTTGESPTLTNEEQVQVIKIVCDEARGKAQVAAGAGTNSTIHAIELAKAAEAAGASAILSVAPYYNKPSQEGFYQHYKGIANAVSVPIIIYNVPGRTGSNIAVDTIIRLAEDLGNVLAVKEASGNMSQITEMLNRRPEKLAVLSGDDPLILPVMALGGDGIISVAANQVPKTVKDLVEAMFASDLTTAQKIHNQYYNLFTLNFIESNPVPVKYTLAKMGLIEEVYRLPLVPLSSSSKAKLDAELVQLGLVEASATA from the coding sequence ATGCAAAGAAGAGAGCTTTCAGGGTCTGCCGTTGCTTTGGTAACCCCTTTCAAGAAAGACCTGACCGTTGATGAAGAGGCACTTAGGCGCTTGGTCAATTTTCAGATTGAAAATGGCACGGATATTATAATTCCTTGCGGCACAACCGGCGAGTCACCAACTTTAACCAACGAAGAGCAAGTTCAGGTCATCAAAATTGTTTGTGATGAAGCTCGCGGAAAAGCTCAAGTTGCGGCAGGTGCTGGCACAAATTCCACGATTCACGCCATTGAACTCGCTAAGGCTGCTGAAGCCGCTGGCGCGAGCGCGATTTTATCTGTGGCGCCATACTACAACAAACCTTCTCAAGAAGGATTTTATCAACATTATAAAGGCATTGCCAACGCGGTTTCTGTTCCCATTATTATTTATAATGTGCCTGGCAGAACCGGTAGCAATATTGCGGTTGACACGATTATCCGCCTGGCAGAGGATTTAGGAAACGTGCTGGCTGTCAAAGAAGCTTCGGGCAACATGTCGCAGATTACGGAAATGCTGAACCGCCGACCGGAAAAGCTTGCGGTGCTGAGTGGTGATGATCCGTTGATTTTGCCTGTCATGGCGCTTGGTGGCGATGGCATTATTTCCGTTGCGGCAAACCAAGTTCCCAAAACTGTTAAAGATTTGGTTGAAGCCATGTTTGCCAGCGATTTAACGACCGCGCAGAAGATTCATAATCAATATTACAATCTGTTCACTTTGAATTTCATTGAATCGAATCCGGTTCCGGTGAAATATACGTTGGCCAAAATGGGCCTGATCGAGGAAGTTTATCGCTTGCCGCTCGTGCCACTCTCAAGCTCATCCAAAGCTAAGCTGGATGCTGAATTGGTGCAGCTCGGCCTCGTCGAAGCGTCCGCAACGGCCTAG
- a CDS encoding T9SS type A sorting domain-containing protein has translation MKRENDTQPWQDVVADLGATLDYSKCPDSIVVKGLTSFSEFTIGREEDNPLPVELSSFTGATTTAGVALNWKTASETDNAGFVLYRNGVKIASYQDATALKGQGTTSNATSYSFVDSDVYLGESYTYKLTSVDNSGEIYEYSETVSVEITETVESETETKATEYALDQNYPNPFNPRTTIRFSLKQAGRATLRIFDMLGREMFSKQITGSAGWNSYQFNASGLNSGVYFYQIKASGYSETKKMMLLK, from the coding sequence TTGAAGCGTGAGAACGATACGCAGCCGTGGCAAGATGTTGTTGCCGACCTTGGCGCAACACTCGATTACAGCAAATGTCCTGATTCCATTGTTGTGAAAGGCCTGACTTCGTTCTCCGAATTCACGATTGGCCGCGAAGAGGACAATCCACTACCGGTTGAACTTTCAAGCTTCACCGGCGCGACGACCACAGCGGGCGTGGCGCTGAATTGGAAGACCGCGTCTGAAACCGACAACGCAGGTTTTGTGCTGTATCGCAACGGGGTAAAAATCGCGTCATACCAGGATGCGACCGCGCTAAAAGGCCAAGGCACGACGAGCAATGCCACGAGCTACAGCTTTGTGGATTCGGATGTGTATCTTGGCGAGAGCTACACGTATAAACTCACAAGTGTAGATAACTCAGGTGAGATTTACGAATATTCAGAAACGGTAAGCGTGGAAATAACGGAAACGGTGGAAAGCGAGACGGAGACGAAGGCGACGGAATACGCGTTGGATCAGAACTATCCAAATCCGTTCAACCCGAGAACGACGATTCGCTTCAGCTTGAAGCAAGCGGGACGTGCAACGCTGAGAATCTTTGACATGCTTGGGCGAGAGATGTTCAGCAAGCAGATCACGGGCAGTGCCGGTTGGAATTCCTATCAGTTCAATGCCAGTGGCCTGAACAGCGGGGTATATTTCTACCAAATCAAGGCCAGTGGATATTCGGAGACGAAGAAAATGATGCTCTTGAAGTAA
- a CDS encoding nitroreductase family protein → MEENDFLPLSDYQEYSVEEMIRRSGEFFAMARKRRSIRNFSSKPVPHEVIENCVRAAGTAPSGANLQPWKFVVVSNPEIKQKIREGAEKEEEIFYYRWAPNKWLDALTPFGTSGSKPFLTKAPYLIVVFAEMYGVTEDGEKMKHYYVEESVGIATGLLITALHHAGLVSLTHTPSPMDFLNKLLGRPDNERPVMILVVGYPDKNAVVPNIERKSLSEIATFYK, encoded by the coding sequence ATGGAAGAAAATGATTTCTTGCCGCTTTCGGATTATCAAGAATATTCGGTTGAAGAGATGATTCGGCGTTCAGGGGAGTTTTTCGCGATGGCTCGTAAGCGCCGTTCCATTAGAAATTTCTCAAGCAAGCCTGTTCCGCATGAAGTCATTGAAAACTGCGTTCGTGCAGCTGGCACAGCACCAAGCGGGGCAAACCTTCAGCCTTGGAAGTTTGTGGTGGTCAGCAATCCCGAAATCAAGCAAAAAATTCGCGAAGGGGCTGAAAAGGAAGAAGAAATTTTTTACTATCGTTGGGCGCCTAACAAATGGCTCGATGCACTAACGCCATTTGGAACAAGCGGCAGCAAACCGTTTTTGACCAAAGCGCCGTATTTGATCGTCGTGTTTGCCGAAATGTACGGCGTGACGGAAGATGGTGAAAAAATGAAGCATTACTATGTAGAAGAGTCGGTTGGAATTGCGACTGGCCTTTTAATTACAGCGCTGCACCATGCAGGCCTGGTTTCATTAACGCACACGCCAAGCCCGATGGACTTCCTAAACAAGCTGCTTGGCCGTCCCGACAACGAACGCCCCGTTATGATTTTAGTGGTTGGCTACCCTGATAAAAATGCGGTTGTACCAAATATCGAGCGCAAATCCCTGAGCGAAATCGCAACATTTTATAAATAA
- the gcvPA gene encoding aminomethyl-transferring glycine dehydrogenase subunit GcvPA encodes MPFIPNTDADRATMLQAVGASTFDDLISNIPEKVRFKGALNLPEALSEMEVLEELNALANANQDTQKVTSFLGGGAYDHFVPSAIGAIISRSEFYTAYTPYQAEVSQGTLQAMYEFQTMVARLTGMDVANASMYDGATALAEAMLLSVAHKNRKEVVLAGKINPNAVAIMQTYGHGQEIHIRQSALENGGADLASVRELVSDKTAAMIVQHPNFFGCLEDVHELQKIAAENNALFIVSADPISLGILEAPGNYGADIVVGEGQGLGNTQSFGGPYLGLFAAKSQLLRKIPGRLSGMTVDKDGNQGFILTLQTREQHIRREKATSNICTNQALNALCACIYMSMMGKEGLTQVASLSIQKAHYLANEIQKLDGFKLKFSRPFFKEFAIELPIPASQAIAKLLEKKIHAGVDLKMAEENGLLIAVTEKRSKAEMNSFVEALKELC; translated from the coding sequence ATGCCATTTATACCAAACACAGATGCCGACCGCGCAACCATGTTGCAGGCGGTTGGGGCAAGCACTTTTGACGATCTCATTTCCAACATTCCCGAAAAAGTGCGCTTCAAAGGCGCGCTAAACTTGCCTGAAGCCCTTTCGGAAATGGAAGTTCTTGAGGAATTGAATGCGCTGGCAAATGCCAATCAGGATACCCAAAAAGTTACAAGCTTTTTGGGCGGTGGGGCTTATGATCATTTTGTTCCAAGCGCAATTGGCGCGATTATTTCCAGAAGTGAATTTTATACAGCTTATACGCCTTATCAGGCGGAGGTTAGCCAGGGCACTTTGCAGGCTATGTATGAATTCCAAACGATGGTGGCTCGCCTGACCGGCATGGACGTAGCAAACGCCTCGATGTATGACGGCGCGACAGCGCTGGCAGAAGCCATGTTGCTGAGCGTAGCGCATAAAAATCGTAAAGAAGTCGTTTTGGCTGGAAAAATCAATCCGAATGCGGTGGCGATTATGCAAACGTATGGCCACGGCCAAGAGATTCACATTCGTCAATCGGCACTTGAAAATGGCGGCGCAGACCTTGCATCTGTGCGCGAGTTGGTATCAGACAAAACCGCTGCGATGATTGTGCAACATCCGAACTTTTTCGGCTGCCTCGAAGACGTACATGAATTGCAAAAAATAGCGGCTGAAAACAACGCGCTCTTCATTGTTTCGGCTGACCCGATTTCCTTGGGCATTTTGGAAGCGCCTGGCAACTACGGCGCCGACATTGTTGTGGGCGAAGGCCAAGGACTTGGCAATACCCAAAGTTTTGGTGGCCCCTATTTAGGACTTTTTGCTGCGAAAAGTCAGCTTTTGCGAAAAATTCCGGGTCGCCTTTCCGGCATGACTGTCGATAAAGATGGTAATCAAGGTTTCATTTTGACCTTGCAAACTCGTGAGCAACATATTCGCCGCGAAAAAGCCACATCAAATATTTGTACCAATCAAGCGCTCAATGCACTTTGCGCTTGCATTTATATGTCGATGATGGGCAAAGAAGGCCTTACACAAGTTGCCTCACTTTCCATACAAAAAGCGCATTACCTTGCAAATGAAATTCAGAAATTAGACGGATTTAAGCTTAAGTTCTCACGGCCATTTTTCAAGGAATTTGCTATCGAGTTGCCAATTCCTGCTTCGCAGGCGATTGCAAAACTGCTTGAGAAAAAAATTCACGCAGGTGTTGACTTAAAAATGGCTGAGGAAAACGGGCTTTTGATCGCCGTTACGGAGAAGCGTTCCAAAGCCGAGATGAATAGCTTTGTAGAAGCATTGAAGGAACTCTGCTAA
- the gcvH gene encoding glycine cleavage system protein GcvH — protein MNFPEDLKYTKEHEWVKLLEDGETVLVGITDFAQSELGDIVFVELKEVGTQFQQEAVFGTVEAVKTVSDLFAPVSGEIVEANAELESQAELVNQSPYEAGWMVKLKMDDKSQLDGLLSAAEYKAHIGK, from the coding sequence ATGAACTTTCCTGAAGATCTTAAATATACCAAAGAACACGAATGGGTGAAGCTGCTCGAAGATGGCGAAACGGTTTTGGTTGGCATTACCGATTTCGCACAATCTGAGCTTGGCGATATTGTGTTTGTTGAGCTAAAAGAAGTTGGCACCCAGTTTCAGCAGGAAGCGGTTTTCGGCACAGTGGAAGCCGTAAAAACAGTGTCGGACTTGTTTGCGCCGGTGAGCGGAGAAATTGTGGAAGCCAATGCCGAACTCGAATCACAAGCTGAGCTGGTCAATCAAAGCCCGTATGAAGCTGGCTGGATGGTAAAGTTGAAAATGGATGATAAGTCGCAATTAGATGGCCTTCTGAGTGCTGCCGAATATAAAGCACACATCGGCAAATAA
- the menE gene encoding o-succinylbenzoate--CoA ligase — MIQDFLSETARRHPNAPAILTSQKNVSYAEFEQAVSRLAATLFANGVTKQMRVGILSRNSPEMVTLLMALLRVKAIAVPMNIRFSESEINSRLTEIAADVVFFSEEFSGITFDRKNAFPLKELVHSAIDKNDKHFAEALTLEQDATIIFTSGSSGNPKAALHAFSTHYFNALGSNEHIPLRPGDAWLLSLPLFHVGGYAILCRAILAGAAIAIPSPKEALENSLQQFPITHLSLVATQLYRLMQHEQSKVKLKELKALLLGGSAMPQALVQDCERENIPALASYGCTEMGSQVTTTTNTSQLLTSGKLLPYRELKISDEGEILLKGKTLFKGYLEGKHCHEPFDAQGWYHTKDLGKIDANGCLIVIGRKDNLFISGGENIQPEEIEAALCTHPDVVQAIVVPYAHAEYGERPAAFLQMRNGENPNSHVLKAFLEVKIARYKIPDIFLALPEELVQKGLKVSRSKCQTLLKETLGIRAN, encoded by the coding sequence ATGATACAGGATTTCCTTTCCGAAACGGCGCGCCGACACCCAAACGCACCCGCAATTTTGACCTCACAAAAAAACGTTTCCTATGCTGAATTTGAACAGGCCGTTTCGCGCTTAGCTGCCACACTTTTTGCAAATGGCGTTACAAAGCAAATGCGCGTTGGAATTTTAAGTCGTAACTCGCCAGAAATGGTGACGCTTTTGATGGCTCTTTTGCGCGTGAAAGCTATTGCCGTGCCGATGAATATCCGATTTTCGGAAAGCGAAATTAACTCTCGCCTAACGGAAATCGCGGCTGATGTTGTTTTCTTTTCTGAAGAATTTTCAGGGATCACATTCGATAGGAAAAACGCTTTTCCGTTGAAAGAATTGGTTCATTCAGCGATCGACAAAAATGACAAGCATTTTGCTGAAGCGCTCACTTTAGAACAAGATGCCACCATTATTTTCACTTCCGGCAGTTCAGGAAATCCAAAAGCCGCGCTACATGCGTTTAGCACGCACTACTTCAACGCGTTAGGTTCAAATGAGCATATTCCATTACGGCCTGGCGATGCGTGGCTACTTTCCTTGCCGCTGTTTCATGTTGGGGGCTATGCGATTCTTTGTCGTGCGATTCTTGCAGGTGCTGCCATTGCTATTCCGTCACCTAAAGAGGCTTTAGAAAACTCTCTTCAGCAATTTCCAATCACACATCTTTCGCTTGTCGCCACGCAGCTTTATCGCTTGATGCAACACGAGCAAAGCAAGGTAAAGTTGAAGGAACTAAAGGCGCTTTTGCTCGGCGGCAGCGCCATGCCACAAGCACTTGTTCAGGACTGCGAAAGGGAAAATATCCCTGCGTTGGCGAGTTATGGATGCACAGAAATGGGCTCGCAGGTTACCACCACCACAAACACCTCACAACTCTTGACTTCGGGAAAACTGCTTCCCTATCGAGAATTAAAAATATCCGACGAAGGCGAAATTTTGCTCAAAGGAAAAACACTTTTCAAAGGATATTTGGAAGGGAAACATTGCCATGAACCGTTTGATGCGCAAGGCTGGTATCACACGAAGGATTTAGGCAAAATAGATGCGAATGGCTGTTTAATTGTCATTGGGCGAAAGGACAACCTATTTATTTCGGGCGGGGAAAACATTCAGCCGGAGGAAATCGAAGCCGCACTTTGCACGCATCCCGATGTGGTGCAGGCGATTGTTGTGCCTTATGCTCACGCGGAATACGGAGAGCGCCCAGCAGCATTTTTGCAAATGAGAAATGGCGAAAATCCAAACTCGCACGTTTTAAAAGCTTTTTTGGAAGTCAAAATCGCACGCTATAAAATCCCCGATATTTTTTTAGCGCTACCGGAAGAGCTTGTGCAAAAAGGCTTGAAAGTCAGCCGCAGCAAATGCCAAACGTTGCTAAAAGAAACGTTAGGTATAAGAGCAAACTAA
- the menC gene encoding o-succinylbenzoate synthase, with amino-acid sequence MKISNLRLFRYELPFVKALRMVGREHISRLGLILCLQDDDNHDGFGEIAPLPGLHKESLAQAIIQIRYLAPKLKNAPLKAEFALLDGHLSHWLEPYRLFPSVRIGIEMATLNLLSNATGISLCHMITQSNSLSSYLPLNGLISGTQQEIKVASTELLFEGYRTLKMKVGRQTIEEEADTVRMLRRLFGRDVAIRLDANRSWSFDRAIRFGETISDCNVAYIEEPLMDVSRATIFVRKTGVKIALDETLAEPNAIYREIPIECIGAFVLKPGALGSVEKTVELARYASEYNIPVVLSSAFESGLSLAFYSSLAASLNATETACGLDTYKFFKHDILLSRFKAKKGIVNVPEAYQNSRHLDWTYLEEVPL; translated from the coding sequence TTGAAAATTTCGAATCTTAGACTGTTCCGCTACGAGTTGCCATTTGTTAAGGCGCTCAGAATGGTAGGCCGTGAGCACATCTCACGGCTTGGCCTTATTTTATGCCTTCAAGATGACGACAATCATGATGGCTTTGGCGAAATCGCCCCGCTGCCCGGACTTCACAAGGAATCACTTGCGCAAGCGATTATTCAGATTCGCTATCTTGCACCGAAACTCAAAAATGCGCCATTGAAAGCCGAATTTGCCTTGCTCGATGGACATTTGAGCCATTGGCTTGAGCCCTATCGGCTGTTCCCTTCTGTTCGAATTGGAATCGAAATGGCCACGTTGAACTTGCTTTCAAATGCAACGGGCATCTCGCTTTGCCACATGATCACACAATCAAATTCGCTGAGTTCATATCTACCGCTTAACGGCTTGATAAGCGGCACGCAGCAAGAAATCAAAGTGGCATCGACTGAATTGCTTTTTGAAGGCTACCGAACGCTTAAAATGAAAGTAGGCCGACAAACGATTGAGGAAGAAGCGGATACCGTTAGGATGCTAAGGCGATTGTTTGGCAGAGACGTTGCAATTCGTTTGGATGCCAATCGCTCGTGGTCCTTTGATCGCGCTATTCGCTTTGGAGAAACCATTTCGGATTGCAATGTCGCCTACATCGAAGAGCCCTTGATGGACGTTTCTCGCGCGACAATCTTTGTTCGGAAAACCGGTGTAAAAATTGCGCTCGATGAAACGCTTGCCGAACCCAACGCCATTTATCGTGAGATTCCTATCGAATGTATTGGGGCGTTTGTGCTAAAACCAGGCGCGTTAGGCAGTGTCGAAAAAACGGTAGAACTGGCTCGATATGCAAGCGAATATAATATTCCTGTGGTTTTAAGCAGCGCTTTTGAGTCGGGATTAAGCTTGGCATTTTATTCCTCCCTGGCGGCAAGCTTAAACGCAACAGAAACCGCCTGCGGCCTCGACACGTACAAATTTTTTAAACACGATATTCTTCTCTCGCGGTTCAAGGCGAAAAAAGGCATTGTGAATGTTCCTGAAGCCTATCAAAATAGCCGCCATTTAGATTGGACTTATTTGGAAGAAGTACCCTTATGA
- the menB gene encoding 1,4-dihydroxy-2-naphthoyl-CoA synthase produces MSSVDWKKVKEFEDIIYEKAEGIAKITINRPQVRNAFRPHTVDEMIDALADARMDSEIGVIILTGQGEKAFCSGGDQKIRGDAGYKDGGSGHDRLNVLDFQRDIRTCPKPVIAMVAGYAIGGGHVLHMMCDLTIAAENAIFGQTGPKVGSFDGGYGASYMARLVGQKKAREIWYLCRQYNAQQALDMGLINTVVPLEKLEEETVQWCREILEKSPLAIRCLKAALNADCDGQSGLQELAGSATLLYYMSEEAQEGRNAFVEKRKPDFNKFPRRP; encoded by the coding sequence ATGAGTTCCGTAGATTGGAAAAAAGTCAAAGAGTTTGAAGACATCATTTACGAAAAAGCCGAAGGAATCGCGAAAATCACGATAAATCGCCCGCAGGTTCGAAATGCGTTTCGTCCGCACACGGTCGACGAAATGATTGACGCGCTGGCCGACGCTCGCATGGATTCCGAAATCGGCGTAATTATTCTGACCGGACAGGGCGAAAAAGCGTTTTGCTCGGGCGGCGACCAGAAAATTCGCGGCGACGCTGGCTACAAAGACGGCGGCTCAGGCCACGACCGCTTGAACGTGCTTGATTTTCAGCGCGACATCCGCACCTGCCCGAAACCTGTTATCGCAATGGTGGCCGGTTACGCCATCGGCGGCGGGCATGTCTTGCACATGATGTGCGACCTAACGATTGCTGCTGAAAATGCCATTTTTGGACAAACTGGTCCAAAAGTTGGTTCGTTCGACGGCGGCTACGGCGCGAGCTACATGGCAAGACTCGTTGGGCAAAAGAAAGCTCGTGAAATTTGGTATCTCTGCCGCCAATACAACGCGCAGCAGGCGCTTGACATGGGACTTATCAATACCGTTGTGCCGCTTGAAAAGCTTGAGGAAGAAACCGTGCAATGGTGCCGCGAAATCCTTGAAAAATCGCCGCTTGCGATTCGCTGCCTCAAAGCCGCGCTCAACGCCGATTGCGACGGGCAAAGTGGCTTGCAGGAGCTTGCCGGTTCGGCGACCTTGCTTTATTACATGAGCGAAGAGGCACAAGAAGGCCGCAACGCGTTTGTGGAAAAGCGCAAACCCGACTTCAACAAATTCCCACGTCGACCTTGA
- the menH gene encoding 2-succinyl-6-hydroxy-2,4-cyclohexadiene-1-carboxylate synthase, translating to MILDVGAYRFHYQSLGTVGQPAILFLHGFLGSSEDWLEVMENICQDFHCLAIDLPGHGKTQVSGDDEFFQMEKTAKGISDFLNQLGITKSNLVGYSMGGRLGLYLSLTYPNLFKKSLIESSSPGLKTAEERAARRLRDEKLALDMVQTDFSLFLTKWYELPLFETLKQHPKFSEVFNRRKKNQSAALAKSLRQMGTGVQQSLWESLAQAETTFCFLAGEHDEKFIHIGRRMAKICPKASFHIVPNAGHTTHIENTEAFLNEMTSFFTEN from the coding sequence ATGATTTTGGATGTTGGTGCATATCGGTTTCATTATCAAAGTTTGGGAACGGTAGGACAGCCTGCGATTTTGTTTCTGCACGGCTTTCTCGGCTCGTCGGAAGATTGGTTGGAGGTGATGGAAAATATTTGTCAGGATTTTCACTGCCTTGCTATTGATTTGCCCGGTCATGGAAAAACGCAGGTTTCGGGCGACGACGAATTTTTCCAAATGGAAAAAACTGCCAAAGGCATTTCGGATTTTCTAAATCAGTTAGGAATTACCAAAAGCAATTTGGTAGGCTACTCGATGGGCGGACGGCTCGGACTTTATTTATCCTTAACCTATCCAAATCTTTTCAAAAAATCCTTGATTGAGTCGTCCTCGCCCGGCCTCAAAACGGCTGAGGAACGCGCGGCGCGGCGGCTTCGGGACGAAAAACTTGCGCTGGATATGGTTCAAACGGATTTTTCGTTATTTTTAACCAAATGGTACGAACTGCCGCTTTTTGAAACGCTGAAGCAGCATCCGAAATTTTCAGAAGTTTTCAATCGTCGCAAAAAAAATCAGTCGGCGGCGCTGGCCAAATCGCTCCGCCAAATGGGCACGGGCGTGCAACAGTCACTTTGGGAATCGCTTGCGCAGGCTGAAACCACGTTTTGTTTTTTGGCCGGTGAGCACGACGAAAAGTTTATCCACATCGGACGCCGGATGGCGAAAATTTGCCCGAAAGCGTCGTTTCACATCGTTCCGAACGCCGGACATACGACGCATATAGAAAATACCGAAGCCTTTTTAAATGAGATGACATCTTTTTTCACCGAAAATTGA